The following proteins are co-located in the Megalops cyprinoides isolate fMegCyp1 chromosome 15, fMegCyp1.pri, whole genome shotgun sequence genome:
- the fbxo5 gene encoding F-box only protein 5, with translation MKCPFTQPETPRVLNMEHCNKVSPNQTSPRKSGASVGFKLHPPPCVKIITFDSTESVKSTHNKENHEELLDNRDFDSELILSSGGLQEDSGYLSLQSSRIENEDQDSGALKPCGKSPEGNGCSHSTPASSSQLEASPSGPKLPVLLFQRAVCKELAKGYRKTQSLDLTVINSLAGEFGLENVIGRKMGLEYMDIFEALLKKNMKHLLTKILHLLGDADLINCKKVSKTWRKIICSDRKAQKKCKEAEQKLRVSRRLGTLTTRDFAPSRDVFSSVQALASTPIQKHCAPSQMCPDRSRFREFQEAASAVKKHEALKCCMRCRSPARFDPAIFRATCTRRSCGFDVCTQCHSEYHGSSSCQLRVLRTPVRSKNVPIIGSAQSKRNVKRL, from the exons ATGAAGTGCCCTTTTACTCAACCAGAGACCCCTCGTGTCCTCAACATGGAGCATTGTAACAAGGTGTCGCCAAACCAGACTTCACCCAGGAAGAGTGGAGCCAGTGTTGGCTTCAAGCTCCATCCCCCGCCATGTGTGAAGATTATTACCTTTGACTCCACTGAGAGTGTAAAGAGCACCCACAACAAGGAGAACCATGAAGAGCTTCTCGACAACAGGGACTTTGACAGCGAGTTGATCCTGAGCAGCGGCGGGCTCCAGGAGGACAGCGGCTACCTGTCTCTTCAAAGCAGCCGCATAGAGAACGAGGACCAGGACTCCGGAGCTCTGAAGCCTTGTGGGAAGTCGCCAGAGGGAAATGGCTGCTCCCACTCCACTCCGGCCAGTAGCTCCCAGTTGGAGGCAAGTCCGTCCGGCCCCAAACTCCCGGTGCTGCTGTTTCAACGCGCTGTGTGTAAAGAGCTGGCCAAAGGCTACAGGAAGACCCAGAGCCTTGACCTGACTGTTATCAACAGTCTGGCGGGGGAGTTTGGTCTCGAGAATGTCATTGGTCGGAAAATGGGCCTGGAATACATGGACATATTTGAGGCACTGCTGAAGAAGAATATGAAACACCTCCTGACTAAGATTCTCCATCTCCTGGGGGATGCTGATTTGATAAA ctGCAAAAAAGTGAGCAAGACCTGGAGGAAGATTATTTGCAGCGATAGGAAGGCACAAAAGAAGTGTAAGGAGGCTGAACAGAAGCTGCGG GTTTCTAGGCGGCTGGGAACACTTACGACACGGGACTTTGCCCCCTCCAGGGATGTGTTCTCTTCCGTCCAGGCCCTGGCCTCCACTCCCATTCAGAAACACTGCGCCCCGAGCCAGATGTGTCCTGACAGAAGCCGCTTCAGAGAATTCCAAGAG GCTGCGAGCGCCGTGAAGAAGCATGAGGCCCTGAAGTGCTGCATGCGCTGTCGCTCCCCTGCCAGGTTCGACCCTGCCATCTTCAGAGCCACCTGCACCCGCCGGAGCTGCGGGTTCGACGTCTGCACGCAGTGCCACTCGGAGTACCACGGCTCATCCAGCTGTCAGCTGCGGGTGCTGAGGACGCCCGTGCGGTCCAAAAATGTGCCCATCATCGGGAGCGCCCAGAGCAAGCGGAACGTTAAGCGCCTGTGA
- the mtrf1l gene encoding peptide chain release factor 1-like, mitochondrial — protein MSLASMALCRTTIRQASRMHCLQKHGCHLHTRSPAMFRTDHLYTDEGTMYPNRLFQRRRGLHGSRPMMATNILSVEEIFRKESLQNYLKKVDTEYRDCLRSVNSPEGKQNCEEDLKRRSTRVAHLAPLVDYVKKLELKQKECEEIDALLKDEDPDIRELAEIDKGACQEAIEDLRQKILSCLIPAEEVDESDLVLEVTAGVGGQEAMLFTAEVFDMYQNFADFHGWHFETLEYMPSEIGGLRHATASISGPQSYKKMKFESGVHRVQRVPKTEKQGRMHTSTMTVVVLPQPTEIALTIHAKDLRIETKRASGAGGQHVNTTDSAVRIVHIPTGVVSECQQERSQLKNKEKAMKVLQAKLYSLKLEEETNKRYQARKIQIGTRGRSEKIRTYNFSQDRITDHRIGKTLHNVKEFMLGEELLEEMSLALQQFSEQETLMDILEENASNN, from the exons ATGTCTCTGGCTAGCATGGCCCTTTGTAGGACGACTATACGCCAAGCTTCAAGAATGCACTGTTTACAAAAGCATGGATGTCATCTCCACACGCGTTCACCTGCAATGTTCAGAACTGATCACCTGTACACTGATGAAGGGACCATGTATCCTAATCGGCTCTTTCAAAGAAGACGAGGTCTGCACGGATCTCGGCCAATGATGGCAACCAACATACTTTCTGTTGAAGAAATATTTAGAAAGGAGTCGTTACAAAACTACCTGAAGAAAGTGGATACAGAATACAGAGACTGTCTGAGAAGTGTTAACTCGCCAGAGGGAAAACAGAATTGTGAAGAGGATCTGAAACGGAGGAGTACAAGAGTTGCTCATTTGGCCCCATTGGTTGACTATGTCAAAAAGCTGGAATTAAAACAGAAAGAGTGTGAGGAAATCGATGCTTTATTGAAAG ATGAAGATCCTGACATACGAGAACTGGCAGAAATTGACAAGGGTGCATGTCAAGAGGCTATAGAAGACCTTAGACAAAAG ATCCTCTCCTGCTTGATTCCCGCTGAAGAAGTGGACGAGAGTGACCTGGTGCTGGAGGTTACCGCGGGTGTGGGTGGGCAAGAGGCCATGCTCTTCACAGCGGAGGTGTTTGACATGTACCAGAATTTTGCTGACTTCCACGGGTGGCACTTTGAAACACTGGAGTACATGCCGAGTGAAATAG GAGGATTGCGTCATGCAACTGCTAGTATCAGCGGGCCACAGAGTTATAAGAAGATGAAGTTTGAGAGCGGGGTGCACCGAGTGCAGAGGGTCCCCAAAACTGAGAAGCAGGGACGCATGCACACCAGCACCATGACTGTAGTAGTGCTGCCCCAGCCCACAGAG ATTGCTTTGACAATTCATGCCAAGGACTTGAGGATTGAAACCAAGAGAGCAAGTGGAGCAGGAGGCCAGCATGTCAACaccacagacagtgctgtgcGAATTGTGCATATCCCCACAG GTGTCGTTTCGGAGTGCCAACAGGAAAGGTCCCAactgaaaaacaaggaaaaggcCATGAAGGTGCTGCAGGCCAAGCTTTACAGCTTGAAACTGGAAGAAGAGACCAACAAGAGATACCAGGCACGCAAAATCCAG aTTGGTACTAGAGGAAGATCAGAGAAAATCAGAACATACAACTTTTCGCAAGACCGAATCACAGACCACAGGATTGGAAAAACCCTCCACAACGTTAAAGAATTTATGCTTGGCGAAGAGCTTCTGGAGGAGATGAGTTTGGCTTTACAACAGTTTTCAGAGCAGGAAACTCTGATGGACATCTTGGAGGAAAATGCATCAAATAACTAG
- the sertad2b gene encoding SERTA domain-containing protein 2b, with protein MLGKGAKRKLDEDEDGLEGKALALGGAADAPSKVSYTLQRQTIFNISLMKLYNQRAPTEPSLERRVLINNVLRRIQEELTQEGSLRPLFFPPSAPPDDPVDEGFREAQPAFGMLSVAAAPPPQPPPAPPPSALSDPAPPDSCLTPASLLEDDASSFCTLPSPHAAQHYHGLPRPPPLVAKDSFSSALDEIEELCPTTTTTTTSSSAVPAPHLPALPHSPSVGADAKDCSRACSQKFEGLVSQLESRVGVAAAAESRLMDSLPPSSLDMSSSCSAGFLTDLALDDILFADIDTSMYDFDPCTSASGTSASKMAPVVTADDLLKTLSPYGGSPPSVTPNQPFKMDLTELDHIMEVLVGS; from the coding sequence ATGTTGGGTAAAGGAGCAAAGCGGAAACTGGACGAGGATGAAGACGGGCTGGAAGGCAAAGCGCTGGCGTTGGGCGGGGCGGCGGACGCGCCGTCCAAGGTGTCCTACACCCTGCAGAGGCAGACCATCTTCAACATCTCGCTGATGAAGCTGTACAACCAGCGCGCGCCGACGGAGCCCAGCCTGGAGAGGCGCGTGCTCATCAACAACGTGCTGCGCCGCATCCAGGAGGAGCTCACGCAGGAGGGCAGCCTGCGGCCGCTCTTCTTccccccctccgccccgccCGACGACCCCGTCGACGAGGGCTTCCGGGAGGCCCAGCCCGCCTTCGGCATGCTGTCCGTGGCGGCCGCGCCTCCCCCGCAGCCCCCCCCGGCCCCACCCCCGTCCGCCCTCTCCGACCCCGCACCCCCGGACTCCTGCCTCACCCCCGCCTCCCTGCTGGAGGACGACGCCTCCTCGTTTTGCACTTTGCCGTCCCCACACGCCGCCCAGCACTATCACGGCCTGCCCAGGCCGCCCCCGCTGGTGGCGAAAGACAGCTTCTCCTCGGCCCTGGACGAGATCGAGGAGCTCTGTCCGACTACCACGACGACTACTacctcctcctctgctgtgcCGGCCCCGCACCTGCCGGCCCTCCCCCACTCGCCGTCGGTGGGCGCGGACGCAAAAGACTGCAGCAGGGCCTGCAGCCAGAAATTTGAGGGCCTGGTCTCACAACTGGAGAGCCGGGTGGGTGTTGCTGCCGCGGCCGAGTCGAGACTGATGgactccctgccccccagcaGCCTGGACATGAGCTCCTCGTGCTCCGCAGGGTTCCTCACAGACCTGGCCCTGGACGACATCCTGTTTGCGGACATAGACACCTCCATGTATGACTTTGACCCCTGCACCTCTGCGTCAGGGACGAGCGCCTCAAAAATGGCGCCCGTGGTGACGGCGGACGATCTCCTCAAGACTCTTTCCCCCTACGGCGGCAGTCCCCCGTCTGTCACCCCGAACCAGCCTTTTAAAATGGACCTCACAGAACTGGACCACATCATGGAGGTTCTGGTTGGCTCTTGA